From a region of the Cucumis sativus cultivar 9930 chromosome 6, Cucumber_9930_V3, whole genome shotgun sequence genome:
- the LOC101212299 gene encoding protein SET DOMAIN GROUP 41, translating into MEMEMIAVEDIEMAEDISPPLFPLTSALHDSFLFTHCSSCFSLLPNPPISHSIPLHYCSLKCSLSHSDPLTDAFFSIHPFPDASSDTSDLRASLRLLHLLLSHPSPSLSPPPDRIYGLLTNRHKLMTPQNDSEVFLKLREGANAIAALRRKNYADIPPGTALEEAVLCLVLTNAVDVQDSIGQTIGIAVYASTFSWINHSCSPNACYRFETPSDSVTTRFRIAPSCTDFMSDEGSCRQMGNVRSNILDFIREDFQGNGPRVVVRSIKRIKKGEAVTIAYCDLLQPKARRQSELWSRYQFVCSCQRCSAVPLTYVDHALQEISSVKVELLDSTPISNFDHDTAVRRIDEYVDNAITEYLSTSSPESCCEKLQNLLTFGFHDEQVEDGEGKQHVSLRLHPLHFLLLNAYTALTSAYKVRSCDLVALSSEMDKDNGNRHNALTMGKTSAAYALFLAGATHRLFLFEPSLVASAANCWVVAGESLLILARHSSLWATTTNTSNWVFPLGKRMCYNCSWVDEFNASRIHGQPVQADFREFSIGISNCIASISQKCWSSLTHGCPYLKAFTGPFDFSWPKTNEQDICGRGIDHSCACSKTQDVCLECKPQDSNQERESISGLGIHCLYYGGYLASICYGHHSHLASQIQNILNDLN; encoded by the exons atggagatggaAATGATAGCAGTTGAGGACATTGAAATGGCCGAGGACATTTCTCCCCCATTGTTTCCCCTCACCTCCGCTCTCCATGATTCCTTCCTCTTCACTCACTGCTCTTCCTGCTTCTCCCTTCTCCCAAATCCCCCAATTTCTCACTCCATTCCCCTCCACTACTGCTCCCTCAAATGCTCCCTTTCTCATTCCGATCCCCTCACCGACGCCTTCTTCTCCATCCACCCATTCCCCGACGCCTCATCCGACACCTCCGACCTCCGCGCCTCCCTCCGCCTCCTCCACCTCCTCCTCTCCCATCCCTCCCCTTCCCTCTCCCCTCCTCCCGACCGCATCTATGGCCTTCTCACCAATCGACACAAATTGATGACCCCCCAAAACGACTCCGAGGTCTTCCTTAAGCTTCGCGAAGGAGCCAACGCCATAGCCGCTCTCAGAAGGAAAAACTATGCTGATATTCCCCCTGGAACCGCCTTGGAAGAGGCTGTCCTCTGTCTTGTATTAACCAACGCCGTTGATGTTCAGGATTCCATCGGCCAAACCATTGGAATCGCTGTGTACGCTTCTACCTTCTCCTGGATTAATCACAGTTGTTCTCCCAATGCTTGTTACAGATTTGAAACCCCCTCGGATTCCGTCACTACGAGGTTCCGGATTGCCCCTTCCTGCACTGATTTTATGTCGGATGAAGGAAGTTGTAGACAA ATGGGTAATGTTCGTAGCAACATTTTGGATTTCATAAGAGAAG ATTTTCAGGGTAATGGTCCAAGAGTTGTGGTTAGGAGTATAAAGAGGATAAAGAAAGGTGAAGCTGTCACAATCGCATACTGTGATCTGTTGCAACCTAAG gCAAGGAGGCAATCAGAGTTGTGGTCAAGATATCAGTTTGTCTGTAGTTGCCAACGATGTAGTGCTGTGCCCCTAACTTATGTGGACCATGCTTTGCAA GAAATCTCTAGTGTCAAAGTGGAATTGCTCGATTCGACTCCCATTAGCAACTTTGATCACGACACAGCAGTGAGAAGAATAGATGAATATGTTGACAATGCTATCACCGAGTACCTGTCTACCAGTTCCCCTGAATCATGTTGTGAGAAGCTTCAAAACTTGCTTACTTTTGGTTTCCATGATGAGCAAGTGGAAGACGGGGAAGGAAAACAGCACGTTAGCTTAAGGCTGCATCCTTTGCACTTCCTTTTGTTGAATGCATACACTGCTCTCACATCCGCTTACAAAGTCCGTTCATGTGATTTAGTGGCTTTGAGTTCCGAAATGGACAAAGACAATGGAAATCGGCACAATGCACTTACCATGGGCAAAACAAGTGCAGCATACGCCTTATTCCTTGCAGGTGCTActcatcgtctttttctttttgaaccATCTTTGGTTGCTTCTGCCGCAAATTGTTGGGTTGTTGCTGGAGAGTCTTTGCTTATTCTCGCTAGACACAGCTCATTATGGGCTACTACTACTAACACTTCAAATTGGGTTTTCCCTTTGGGAAAAAGAATGTGCTATAACTGCTCATGGGTCGATGAGTTTAATGCGAGTAGAATCCATGGTCAGCCTGTTCAAGCTGATTTTCGTGAGTTTTCAATTGGTATTTCAAATTGCATTGCTTCTATTTCACAAAAATGTTGGAGTTCTCTGACTCATGGATGCCCATATTTGAAGGCTTTCACTGGCCCCTTTGATTTCAGCTGGCCAAAGACGAACGAGCAAGATATATGTGGTCGTGGCATCGATCATTCATGTGCTTGTAGTAAAACTCAGGATGTTTGTTTGGAGTGTAAACCTCAAGATTCAAATCAAGAGAGAGAATCTATCTCTGGGCTTGGGATCCATTGCTTATACTATGGGGGATATTTAGCAAGTATTTGTTATGGGCACCATTCGCATTTGGCATCtcagattcaaaatattttaaatgacttGAATtga
- the LOC101213340 gene encoding uncharacterized protein LOC101213340, with the protein MAASFSTSPYPILTSHRSNRLPAYHSSSSSLSFSSSLHLPLQLRRFPLANTRISPPSSSPSFPVVKAKNQTFSSFDDLLANSDTPVLVDFYATWCGPCQFMVPILEQVSAALIDKVQVVKIDTEKYPAIADKYRIEALPTFILFKDGKPLDRFEGALAARELIQRIEDSLKVKQ; encoded by the exons ATGGCGGCCTCCTTTTCAACTTCACCTTATCCTATCCTCACCTCTCACCGCTCCAATCGCTTGCCTGCATAccattcttcttcatccaGCCTCTCTTTCTCCTCCTCTCTACACCTACCTCTTCAGCTTAGACGTTTTCCACTTGCAAACACTCGGATTTCACCTCCATCCTCCTCTCCATCCTTCCCTGTG GTCAAAGCAAAGAACCAAACCTTCTCTTCCTTTGATGATTTACTGGCCAACTCGGACACACCTGTGTTAGTTGACTTCTATGCAACGTG GTGTGGTCCTTGTCAGTTCATGGTTCCTATTCTTGAACAAGTTAGTGCAGCACTGATTGACAAAGTCCAGGTGGTCAAGATTGACACCGAAAAATATCCTGCCATTGCTGATAAATACAGAATAGAGGCATTGCCTACATTCATCCTCTTCAAAGATGGAAAACCCCTTGACCGATTC gAAGGAGCTTTGGCTGCGCGTGAGCTCATCCAACGCATTGAAGATTCTCTGAAGGTTAAGCAATAA
- the LOC101213096 gene encoding DNA excision repair protein ERCC-1 isoform X1, which yields MEEGSAEDNFQQTPPHKKSKTIIKIPSYQEVIDSSQPNSQSFSQAFAFLKSSEFYSPPPKPPSPSSSQSLPPSNITNPRKNDQLDTSSSSTSASAATPVNSLSVSSSVSRNAILVSNRQKGNPLLKHIRNVRWAFADVVPDYLLGQSSCALYLSLRYHLLHPDYLYYRIRELQKNFKLRVILCHVDVEDVVKPLLEVTKTALLHDCTLLCAWSLEECGRYLETIKVYENKPADLIQGHMDTDYLSRLTHVLTSVRHVNKTDVVTLGTTFGSLSHIMDASMEDLARCPGIGERKVRRLYDTFHEPFKRVVSTHPAVPETPTQISTKPRSSNEEQDVDGKRIEEDGSQHKKEPKLNVKSALSAAFAKYADKIAKSGSIPQEKEKGEPESSNTQ from the exons ATGGAGGAAGGAAGCGCAGAAGACAACTTTCAGCAAACCCCCCCTCACAAGAAGAGCAAGACCATTATCAAGATACCCTCATATCAAGAAGTCATCGATAGCTCACAGCCAAACTCACAATCCTTCTCCCAAGCCTTTGCCTTCCTCAAATCCTCCGAGTTTTACTCTCCTCCTCCAAAACCACCATCTCCTTCCTCCTCCCAATCCTTGCCGCCTTCCAACATCACAAACCCAAG AAAAAATGATCAATTAGatacttcatcttcttcaacatcAGCTTCTGCAGCTACTCCGGTTAATAGCTTGTCGGTGTCGAGTTCTGTTAGTCGCAATGCCATTCTTGTCAGCAATAGACAG AAGGGAAATCCTCTTCTCAAACACATCAGGAATGTGAGATGGGCTTTTGCAGATGTAGTACCTGATTATTTACTTGGGCAAAGCTCTTGTGCTCTCTATCTAAG TCTTCGGTATCATCTACTGCACCCAGACTACCTGTATTACCGTATAAGAGAATTGCAAAAGAATTTCAAGCTTCGTGTAATTCTGTGCCATGTTGATGTG GAAGATGTTGTTAAGCCTTTGCTTGAAGTCACCAAAACAGCTCTGCTTCACGATTGTACCCTTCTTTGTGCTTGGAG TTTGGAGGAATGTGGTCGCTATTTGGAGACTATAAAAGTCTATGAAAACAAGCCTGCAGATCTTATTCAAGGCCATATGGACACGGACTATCTGTCAAGG CTAACACATGTCCTAACATCAGTTCGGCATGTTAATAAGACTGATGTGGTCACTCTTGGAACGACATTTGGG TCTCTATCTCATATCATGGATGCATCCATGGAAGATCTAGCTCGTTGCCCTGGTATAGGTGAGCGCAAG GTAAGGCGGCTGTACGACACCTTTCATGAGCCATTCAAACGTGTCGTTTCAACCCACCCTGCTGTTCCAGAAACTCCAACCCAGATTAGTACCAAACCTCGGTCAAGCAATGAAGAACAAGATGTGGATGGGAAGAGAATAGAAGAAGATGGTAGCCAACACAAAAAGGAACCtaaattaaatgtcaaatCAGCTCTTTCTGCTGCTTTTGCCAAATATGCTGACAAAATTGCTAAAAGTGGTAGCATtccacaagaaaaagaaaaaggagaaccTGAAAGTAGCAACACCCAGTAA
- the LOC101213096 gene encoding DNA excision repair protein ERCC-1 isoform X2: MEEGSAEDNFQQTPPHKKSKTIIKIPSYQEVIDSSQPNSQSFSQAFAFLKSSEFYSPPPKPPSPSSSQSLPPSNITNPRKNDQLDTSSSSTSASAATPVNSLSVSSSVSRNAILVSNRQKGNPLLKHIRNVRWAFADVVPDYLLGQSSCALYLSLRYHLLHPDYLYYRIRELQKNFKLRVILCHVDVEDVVKPLLEVTKTALLHDCTLLCAWSLEECGRYLETIKVYENKPADLIQGHMDTDYLSRLTHVLTSVRHVNKTDVVTLGTTFGSLSHIMDASMEDLARCPGIGERKVVPFPKQGAFPSKAAVRHLS; encoded by the exons ATGGAGGAAGGAAGCGCAGAAGACAACTTTCAGCAAACCCCCCCTCACAAGAAGAGCAAGACCATTATCAAGATACCCTCATATCAAGAAGTCATCGATAGCTCACAGCCAAACTCACAATCCTTCTCCCAAGCCTTTGCCTTCCTCAAATCCTCCGAGTTTTACTCTCCTCCTCCAAAACCACCATCTCCTTCCTCCTCCCAATCCTTGCCGCCTTCCAACATCACAAACCCAAG AAAAAATGATCAATTAGatacttcatcttcttcaacatcAGCTTCTGCAGCTACTCCGGTTAATAGCTTGTCGGTGTCGAGTTCTGTTAGTCGCAATGCCATTCTTGTCAGCAATAGACAG AAGGGAAATCCTCTTCTCAAACACATCAGGAATGTGAGATGGGCTTTTGCAGATGTAGTACCTGATTATTTACTTGGGCAAAGCTCTTGTGCTCTCTATCTAAG TCTTCGGTATCATCTACTGCACCCAGACTACCTGTATTACCGTATAAGAGAATTGCAAAAGAATTTCAAGCTTCGTGTAATTCTGTGCCATGTTGATGTG GAAGATGTTGTTAAGCCTTTGCTTGAAGTCACCAAAACAGCTCTGCTTCACGATTGTACCCTTCTTTGTGCTTGGAG TTTGGAGGAATGTGGTCGCTATTTGGAGACTATAAAAGTCTATGAAAACAAGCCTGCAGATCTTATTCAAGGCCATATGGACACGGACTATCTGTCAAGG CTAACACATGTCCTAACATCAGTTCGGCATGTTAATAAGACTGATGTGGTCACTCTTGGAACGACATTTGGG TCTCTATCTCATATCATGGATGCATCCATGGAAGATCTAGCTCGTTGCCCTGGTATAGGTGAGCGCAAGGTAGTCCCTTTTCCAAAACAGGGCGCTTTCCCAA GTAAGGCGGCTGTACGACACCTTTCATGA
- the LOC101213096 gene encoding DNA excision repair protein ERCC-1 isoform X3, producing the protein MEEGSAEDNFQQTPPHKKSKTIIKIPSYQEVIDSSQPNSQSFSQAFAFLKSSEFYSPPPKPPSPSSSQSLPPSNITNPRKNDQLDTSSSSTSASAATPVNSLSVSSSVSRNAILVSNRQKGNPLLKHIRNVRWAFADVVPDYLLGQSSCALYLSLRYHLLHPDYLYYRIRELQKNFKLRVILCHVDVEDVVKPLLEVTKTALLHDCTLLCAWSLEECGRYLETIKVYENKPADLIQGHMDTDYLSRLTHVLTSVRHVNKTDVVTLGTTFGSLSHIMDASMEDLARCPGIGKAAVRHLS; encoded by the exons ATGGAGGAAGGAAGCGCAGAAGACAACTTTCAGCAAACCCCCCCTCACAAGAAGAGCAAGACCATTATCAAGATACCCTCATATCAAGAAGTCATCGATAGCTCACAGCCAAACTCACAATCCTTCTCCCAAGCCTTTGCCTTCCTCAAATCCTCCGAGTTTTACTCTCCTCCTCCAAAACCACCATCTCCTTCCTCCTCCCAATCCTTGCCGCCTTCCAACATCACAAACCCAAG AAAAAATGATCAATTAGatacttcatcttcttcaacatcAGCTTCTGCAGCTACTCCGGTTAATAGCTTGTCGGTGTCGAGTTCTGTTAGTCGCAATGCCATTCTTGTCAGCAATAGACAG AAGGGAAATCCTCTTCTCAAACACATCAGGAATGTGAGATGGGCTTTTGCAGATGTAGTACCTGATTATTTACTTGGGCAAAGCTCTTGTGCTCTCTATCTAAG TCTTCGGTATCATCTACTGCACCCAGACTACCTGTATTACCGTATAAGAGAATTGCAAAAGAATTTCAAGCTTCGTGTAATTCTGTGCCATGTTGATGTG GAAGATGTTGTTAAGCCTTTGCTTGAAGTCACCAAAACAGCTCTGCTTCACGATTGTACCCTTCTTTGTGCTTGGAG TTTGGAGGAATGTGGTCGCTATTTGGAGACTATAAAAGTCTATGAAAACAAGCCTGCAGATCTTATTCAAGGCCATATGGACACGGACTATCTGTCAAGG CTAACACATGTCCTAACATCAGTTCGGCATGTTAATAAGACTGATGTGGTCACTCTTGGAACGACATTTGGG TCTCTATCTCATATCATGGATGCATCCATGGAAGATCTAGCTCGTTGCCCTGGTATAG GTAAGGCGGCTGTACGACACCTTTCATGA